A genome region from bacterium includes the following:
- a CDS encoding PAS domain S-box protein, whose product MADKSIEETGKFIEWIEKIRLAAVMLDPEGTIIFCNDFLLELIGRSREEVQGKDWFTQFIPKEIVSDIKSTFIKTIATGEFPPYYENEIITRNGDKLLIRWNNSVIRDKSGAVVCATSIGEDITEKRHSEDLLRESEKRYRELVELLPETVWETDMDGNLTFVSLKGFTLFGYTREDFYKGLNIYDLIHPDDRIKAHRNVRKVLEGKDIGLQEYSMLKKDGSSFPVMIHASEIIRDGKPDGLRGITLDVTEQVQAIRALRESEERFRYMTELSPFPVSIIDSTGRYIYMNKKFSEVFGYTPEDIPSGKAWFMKAFPDPEYRRNVIDTWKKDLKNIGKGKPRTRIFNIVCKDGSSREIIFRPVTMSDDNQFVTYEDITESRRAINALRREKEFSDNLINSSVDGILAFDREGVLTLWNQGMERISGVSKEETLGKCGFDIFPFLKETGEIKFFHETIAGNSVVAENRFFSVPITGKEGFFEGRYSPLRNEKGDIVGGITVVRDITERKRAEEHRRKLEEQLAQAQKMESIGRLAGGIAHDFNNLLTAIIGNSEIALMETSPDDSMYNEMIEIKSTAERAAELTRQLLAFSRRQIIEPRIINLNEIIFNMDKMIRRLIGENIELVLLPFEKLWSVKIDPGQLEQVLTNIAVNARDAMTEGGKLSIETSNITLDEESVKDQQYMSPGNYVMISVIDTGIGMDEETRLHIFEPFFTTKEVGKGTGLGMSTCYGIVKQNNGAIQVFSAPGKGTTVRLYFPRVSEKPLDVPRLGFSSVVPKGTETILVVEDEPSVRRMIKTILINNGYTVIDAMNGHEALRIIEHHNDIFQLLLTDVIMPGMGGKELYKALKKSYPDSKVLFMSGYTDDSIVHHGILDPGLEFIEKPFSPAALLKKVRNILDE is encoded by the coding sequence ATGGCTGATAAATCGATTGAAGAAACCGGCAAGTTCATAGAATGGATTGAAAAAATCAGACTTGCCGCGGTAATGCTCGATCCTGAAGGCACTATTATCTTCTGCAATGATTTTCTGCTTGAACTGATCGGCAGGAGCAGGGAAGAAGTGCAGGGAAAAGACTGGTTCACACAGTTTATTCCGAAAGAAATTGTCAGCGATATTAAATCAACCTTTATCAAGACTATTGCGACCGGCGAATTTCCACCCTACTACGAAAATGAAATTATCACCCGGAACGGTGATAAACTGCTCATACGCTGGAATAATTCCGTGATCCGTGATAAATCGGGGGCTGTTGTCTGTGCCACCAGTATCGGTGAAGATATAACTGAAAAAAGGCATTCGGAGGATTTATTACGCGAGAGTGAAAAACGGTACAGGGAGCTGGTTGAGCTGCTCCCGGAAACCGTCTGGGAAACGGATATGGACGGTAACCTTACGTTTGTCAGTCTTAAGGGATTCACTCTTTTCGGATATACACGGGAGGATTTCTACAAAGGTTTGAATATTTACGATTTAATCCATCCCGATGACAGGATAAAGGCGCATAGAAATGTTCGCAAGGTGTTGGAAGGGAAAGATATCGGTCTTCAGGAATACTCAATGCTCAAAAAGGATGGTTCGTCGTTTCCGGTCATGATTCACGCGAGTGAAATCATTCGTGATGGGAAACCGGACGGCTTGAGAGGGATCACACTCGATGTAACCGAGCAGGTGCAGGCGATCCGAGCGCTTCGGGAGAGCGAGGAACGATTCCGCTATATGACCGAGCTTTCCCCGTTTCCCGTGTCGATCATTGATTCGACGGGACGATATATATATATGAATAAAAAATTCAGCGAAGTATTCGGCTACACCCCCGAAGACATTCCCTCAGGCAAAGCGTGGTTCATGAAAGCGTTTCCCGATCCCGAATACCGGCGGAATGTAATCGACACCTGGAAAAAAGATTTGAAAAATATCGGTAAGGGAAAACCGAGAACACGAATATTCAATATCGTGTGTAAAGACGGATCATCTCGAGAAATCATTTTCCGGCCGGTGACGATGTCGGATGACAACCAGTTTGTTACCTATGAGGATATTACGGAAAGCAGACGGGCAATCAATGCCTTGCGAAGAGAAAAGGAATTTTCCGATAACCTCATCAACAGCAGTGTCGATGGTATCCTTGCGTTTGACAGAGAGGGTGTTCTTACCCTCTGGAACCAGGGAATGGAACGTATTTCCGGAGTTTCAAAAGAAGAGACTCTGGGAAAGTGCGGCTTTGACATATTCCCGTTTTTAAAAGAAACGGGGGAAATCAAATTCTTTCATGAAACCATTGCGGGAAACAGTGTCGTTGCAGAGAACAGATTCTTCTCTGTCCCCATAACAGGCAAGGAAGGCTTTTTCGAGGGTCGTTATTCACCTCTCAGAAACGAAAAAGGAGATATTGTCGGAGGCATCACCGTCGTTCGTGACATAACCGAACGTAAACGGGCGGAAGAGCACCGGCGAAAACTCGAAGAACAGCTCGCCCAGGCTCAGAAAATGGAGTCTATAGGACGTCTGGCTGGAGGAATTGCCCATGATTTCAACAATCTTCTGACCGCAATAATCGGAAATTCTGAAATAGCCCTGATGGAGACCTCGCCCGATGATTCCATGTATAATGAGATGATTGAGATAAAAAGTACTGCCGAGCGCGCGGCTGAACTGACTCGGCAGCTTCTCGCTTTTTCACGACGGCAGATCATCGAGCCGCGTATCATCAATCTCAATGAAATCATATTTAACATGGATAAGATGATCCGCCGTCTGATTGGCGAAAACATCGAGCTTGTCTTGTTGCCATTCGAAAAGCTGTGGTCGGTAAAAATTGACCCGGGTCAGTTGGAACAGGTATTGACCAATATAGCAGTCAATGCCCGTGACGCCATGACGGAGGGAGGAAAACTTTCCATCGAAACGTCCAATATCACCCTTGACGAGGAGTCGGTTAAAGATCAACAGTACATGTCTCCCGGCAATTATGTCATGATTTCGGTGATTGATACGGGAATAGGTATGGACGAAGAAACGAGACTCCATATCTTTGAGCCGTTCTTCACTACAAAAGAGGTGGGTAAAGGAACCGGTCTCGGCATGTCGACCTGTTATGGCATCGTGAAGCAGAATAACGGAGCTATACAGGTTTTCAGCGCGCCGGGAAAAGGAACAACCGTCAGATTATACTTCCCTCGGGTATCGGAAAAACCACTCGATGTTCCCAGGCTCGGTTTTTCATCTGTTGTCCCGAAAGGTACCGAAACAATCCTTGTTGTCGAAGATGAACCATCTGTCCGAAGGATGATTAAAACCATACTCATCAATAATGGGTATACCGTCATCGATGCAATGAACGGCCATGAAGCGCTTCGAATAATAGAACACCATAATGATATTTTTCAACTTCTGTTGACGGATGTCATTATGCCCGGGATGGGAGGAAAGGAGCTTTACAAAGCGCTGAAAAAATCGTATCCGGACAGTAAGGTGTTATTCATGTCGGGATACACCGATGACTCTATTGTACACCACGGTATTCTTGATCCCGGTCTCGAGTTTATTGAAAAACCGTTTTCTCCCGCGGCTTTATTAAAAAAGGTACGGAATATTCTGGATGAGTAA
- a CDS encoding peptidyl-prolyl cis-trans isomerase — protein sequence MNTFLKFVIAGSAAFCFLSGAVFAQEPVKKNLVVIMKTNRGTIEIELFSDKAPATVTNFLSYVTEVFYDNTIFHRVIDGFMIQGGGFTVDMAKKPTKPPIKNEAGNGLLNDRGTVAMARTQEINSATSQFFINHKNNDFLNHKDNSARGFGYCVFGRVIKGMDVVDKIAATSTSTVNTVAFGKMENVPVKPIIIESIRVKE from the coding sequence ATGAACACATTTCTGAAATTCGTCATTGCAGGGTCGGCAGCATTCTGTTTCCTTTCAGGCGCAGTGTTCGCCCAGGAACCGGTGAAAAAGAACCTTGTCGTCATCATGAAAACCAACAGGGGAACAATCGAAATCGAGCTCTTCTCCGACAAAGCGCCGGCAACTGTAACCAACTTCCTCTCCTATGTCACGGAAGTGTTCTACGACAACACAATTTTCCATCGCGTTATAGATGGTTTCATGATCCAGGGCGGCGGATTTACCGTGGACATGGCAAAAAAACCCACCAAACCGCCGATAAAAAATGAAGCCGGCAACGGCCTCCTGAACGATCGGGGCACAGTCGCCATGGCCCGCACCCAGGAGATTAACAGCGCGACATCACAGTTTTTTATCAATCATAAAAATAACGATTTCCTGAATCACAAGGACAATTCAGCCCGCGGTTTCGGGTACTGCGTATTCGGCAGGGTAATCAAGGGCATGGATGTGGTTGACAAAATCGCCGCGACCAGCACGTCCACGGTCAACACGGTCGCTTTCGGAAAAATGGAGAATGTCCCCGTCAAACCGATCATCATAGAGTCGATCAGGGTGAAAGAGTAA